In Caproiciproducens sp. NJN-50, the following are encoded in one genomic region:
- the aroA gene encoding 3-phosphoshikimate 1-carboxyvinyltransferase: MSLIRCSPAVLSGRVRVPISKSAAHRAMIGAFLAGAPDPLPAGETVSEDLTATRSALAALFAAERNGEPALADCGESGSTLRFLIPVAAALGTPAVFSGRGRLPQRPLGVYLDCLPRHGTACESAGGLPLSVSGKLQPGTYFLPGNVSSQFITGLMLALPLLDGDSEIRLTSPLESAGYTDMTIEILKGYGIEIFPAEAGWNVPGTQEFRPSGAGIERDWSQAAFFLAAGALGGQVELPGLRPDSTQGDRAAEELFRRFGARLSWNGGVLSAGPGELRGIEIDASQIPDLVPVLAVTAAAARGRTVIRNAGRLRLKESNRLAAMADGLRVLGAQVRETEDGLVIDGAGRLRGGTVEGRDDHRIVMAMAVAALVSDGDVTVTDAGSIRKSYPDFFRDYNLLGGKAYDLG, from the coding sequence ATGAGCCTCATACGGTGCTCCCCCGCCGTCCTGTCCGGCCGGGTGCGGGTCCCGATTTCCAAAAGCGCGGCGCACCGCGCGATGATCGGCGCTTTCCTCGCGGGCGCGCCGGACCCGCTTCCCGCGGGCGAAACCGTCAGCGAGGACCTGACTGCGACCCGCTCGGCGCTCGCGGCCCTGTTTGCCGCGGAGCGGAACGGGGAACCGGCGCTCGCCGACTGTGGGGAATCCGGCTCCACGCTGCGGTTCCTGATCCCGGTCGCCGCGGCGCTCGGGACCCCGGCGGTTTTTTCCGGCCGCGGGCGGCTGCCGCAGCGGCCGCTCGGCGTTTACCTCGACTGCCTGCCCCGCCACGGGACGGCATGCGAAAGCGCCGGCGGGCTTCCCCTGAGCGTCTCCGGCAAACTGCAACCGGGCACCTACTTTCTGCCCGGAAATGTAAGCTCCCAGTTTATCACGGGGCTCATGCTCGCCCTGCCGCTTCTGGACGGGGACAGCGAGATCCGCCTGACCTCCCCGCTGGAATCCGCCGGATACACGGATATGACGATTGAGATCCTGAAGGGCTATGGGATCGAAATATTTCCGGCTGAAGCGGGCTGGAACGTGCCGGGGACGCAGGAATTCCGCCCTTCCGGAGCCGGCATCGAGCGCGACTGGTCGCAGGCCGCGTTCTTCCTCGCGGCGGGGGCACTTGGAGGGCAGGTGGAACTTCCCGGGCTGCGGCCCGATTCCACCCAGGGCGACCGGGCTGCGGAAGAGCTGTTCCGCCGGTTCGGCGCGCGGCTCTCCTGGAACGGCGGCGTGCTGAGCGCCGGGCCGGGCGAGCTGCGCGGAATCGAGATCGACGCTTCCCAGATTCCGGATCTCGTGCCCGTTCTCGCCGTCACCGCAGCGGCGGCCCGGGGCCGCACCGTCATTCGGAACGCCGGGCGGCTGCGGCTCAAAGAGAGCAACCGGCTTGCCGCAATGGCGGACGGACTCCGCGTTCTCGGCGCACAGGTCCGGGAAACGGAGGACGGTCTGGTGATCGACGGCGCCGGCCGTCTGCGCGGCGGGACAGTGGAAGGCCGGGACGACCACCGCATCGTGATGGCGATGGCGGTCGCCGCGCTTGTTTCGGACGGGGACGTCACCGTGACGGACGCCGGAAGCATCCGGAAAAGCTACCCGGATTTTTTCCGGGACTACAATCTGTTGGGAGGAAAAGCGTATGATCTGGGGTGA
- a CDS encoding bifunctional chorismate mutase/prephenate dehydratase, whose amino-acid sequence MELEELRKQIDGIDDGILELFLRRMECAKQVAEVKRQKDLPIFNEAREQKILDDISRKAGESGGQARILYANLMAMSREVQHRALGSGDSLRRSVGNAFHPTEKPRIVACLGQKGSYSHEAAARLFYEAEPVFFSDFPSIFASVDRGTASLGVLPVENSTAGSVNEVYDLILKYRFSIVAAVSLPVRHCLASRETESGRVRVAYSHPQALRQCAGYLQEHGIPGRECSSTAEAAARAVRESGAAAICSEHAAADFRLNLLERNIQDSDGNRTRFIAIGRSLLIPPKADKISLCFAVPHRIGTLCSVLARFAAAGLNLTKIESRPIPGRNFEYDFYLDFSGSAADAKTLDLLCALSEELPRFSFLGNYVETE is encoded by the coding sequence ATGGAACTGGAAGAATTGAGAAAACAAATCGACGGAATCGACGACGGGATTCTGGAGCTTTTCCTCCGCCGGATGGAATGCGCAAAACAGGTTGCCGAAGTGAAGCGCCAAAAGGACCTGCCGATCTTCAACGAGGCGCGCGAGCAGAAAATCCTGGATGATATCTCCCGCAAGGCCGGGGAATCCGGCGGGCAGGCCCGCATTCTGTACGCCAATCTGATGGCGATGAGCAGAGAAGTCCAACACCGCGCGCTCGGCAGCGGGGATTCTCTGCGCCGTTCGGTGGGAAACGCTTTTCATCCGACGGAGAAACCCCGCATCGTAGCGTGCCTGGGACAGAAGGGCTCCTACTCCCACGAGGCGGCGGCCCGTCTTTTCTACGAGGCGGAACCGGTCTTCTTTTCCGACTTTCCGTCGATCTTCGCATCCGTCGATCGCGGGACCGCCAGCCTCGGCGTGCTGCCCGTGGAAAATTCCACGGCGGGTTCCGTCAATGAAGTCTACGACCTCATTTTGAAATACCGTTTTTCAATCGTCGCCGCCGTAAGCCTTCCGGTGAGGCACTGTCTTGCCTCGCGGGAAACGGAATCGGGCCGCGTCCGCGTCGCGTATTCCCACCCGCAGGCGCTGCGCCAGTGCGCGGGATATCTGCAGGAACACGGGATTCCCGGCCGGGAGTGCTCCAGCACGGCGGAAGCCGCGGCCCGCGCGGTAAGGGAAAGCGGGGCGGCGGCGATTTGCTCGGAGCACGCGGCGGCCGACTTCCGTCTGAATCTTCTGGAGCGGAACATCCAGGACAGCGACGGCAACCGGACGCGCTTTATCGCCATCGGGCGCAGTCTGCTGATTCCGCCGAAGGCGGACAAAATCAGCCTGTGTTTCGCCGTACCGCACCGCATCGGCACGCTCTGCTCGGTGCTGGCCCGCTTTGCCGCCGCCGGCCTCAATCTGACTAAAATCGAATCCCGTCCGATTCCGGGAAGGAATTTCGAATACGATTTTTATCTCGATTTTTCCGGTTCCGCCGCGGATGCGAAAACCCTTGACCTGCTCTGCGCCCTGTCGGAGGAACTGCCGCGCTTTTCCTTCCTCGGGAATTATGTCGAGACAGAATAG
- the aroC gene encoding chorismate synthase, translating into MIWGDRVRLTVFGESHGPAIGAVLEGLPAGEPVDLDEISAQMARRAPGRDASATPRKEADAPGILSGLLENRTTGAPLCAVIENADTRSGDYEDLRNVPRPGHADFTANIRYGGFNDVRGGGHFSGRLTAPLVFAGAVCRQILRRRGIAIGGHVLSVHGVSDTPFDPADIPVSLLDRLSSLYFPTIDPKAETAMRAEIEAARQRLDSVGGVVECAAAGIPAGAGGPLSDGTESLFSSILFGIPACKGVEFGAGFASAALFGSENNDPFVFDDAGNVRTETNHSGGILGGITTGMPVVFRAAFKPTPSIGLPQRSVNLKTGLTEESAVKGRHDPCIVPRAVPAVEAAAALAVINLLP; encoded by the coding sequence ATGATCTGGGGTGATCGGGTCCGGCTGACGGTCTTCGGAGAAAGCCACGGTCCGGCAATCGGCGCCGTTCTGGAGGGGCTTCCCGCGGGAGAGCCGGTAGACCTGGACGAAATCAGCGCGCAGATGGCCCGGCGCGCGCCGGGGCGGGACGCTTCCGCCACTCCCCGAAAGGAGGCGGACGCGCCCGGAATCCTGAGCGGGCTGCTGGAAAACCGGACGACCGGCGCGCCGCTGTGCGCAGTCATCGAAAATGCCGATACCCGCTCCGGCGATTATGAAGACCTCCGGAATGTCCCTCGCCCGGGTCACGCGGATTTCACGGCGAATATCCGCTACGGCGGGTTTAACGACGTGCGCGGCGGCGGGCATTTTTCGGGCCGCCTGACCGCGCCGCTGGTGTTCGCCGGGGCGGTCTGCCGGCAGATCCTCCGGCGCCGTGGAATCGCGATCGGCGGGCACGTCCTGTCCGTCCACGGCGTTTCCGACACGCCGTTCGACCCGGCGGATATCCCCGTCTCCCTTTTGGACCGCCTCTCTTCCCTTTACTTTCCCACCATCGACCCGAAGGCGGAAACCGCCATGCGCGCGGAAATCGAGGCCGCCCGGCAAAGGCTGGACAGCGTCGGCGGCGTGGTGGAATGCGCCGCGGCGGGAATCCCAGCCGGAGCGGGCGGGCCGCTCTCCGACGGGACGGAATCCCTATTCTCCTCGATCCTGTTCGGCATCCCCGCCTGCAAGGGAGTGGAGTTCGGCGCCGGTTTTGCTTCCGCCGCCCTGTTCGGCAGCGAGAACAACGATCCGTTTGTGTTCGACGATGCCGGGAACGTAAGGACCGAAACCAACCACTCGGGAGGCATTCTCGGCGGCATCACGACCGGAATGCCCGTCGTTTTCCGCGCCGCGTTCAAGCCGACCCCCTCCATCGGCCTGCCCCAGCGGAGCGTGAACCTGAAAACGGGCCTGACGGAAGAATCGGCGGTAAAGGGACGGCACGACCCATGCATCGTGCCCCGCGCGGTTCCCGCAGTGGAAGCCGCCGCCGCGCTCGCCGTGATCAATCTTTTGCCGTAA